A section of the Acanthochromis polyacanthus isolate Apoly-LR-REF ecotype Palm Island chromosome 1, KAUST_Apoly_ChrSc, whole genome shotgun sequence genome encodes:
- the LOC110968874 gene encoding small lysine-rich protein 1, whose product MPTKSRKSRSRSSKPAKKTGSPKTPKKRSSSAKPTKTEVDILSPAAMENVYYISHNAAQCLDFRGFGWPNSKKKKRARRKKKK is encoded by the exons ATG CCCACCAAATCCAGAAAATCGAGGTCCCGCAGTTCGAAGCCCGCCAAAAAGACTGGCAgtccaaaaacacccaaaaagaGGTCCTCAAGTGCCAAACCCACCAAGACGGAGGTGGACATCCTCAGCCCGGCAGCTATGGAGAATGTCTActacatttcccacaatgcagCACAGTGTCTGGATTTCAGAGGCTTTGGGTGGCCAAattcaaagaagaaaaagagagcaagacgaaagaagaaaaagtag